In Heteronotia binoei isolate CCM8104 ecotype False Entrance Well chromosome 16, APGP_CSIRO_Hbin_v1, whole genome shotgun sequence, a single genomic region encodes these proteins:
- the LOC132585328 gene encoding transcription factor 15-like, whose product MKSRGGDASDLEELESGSSDSSSGKSVPSSRAQGKRKRKSPHRSGLSKQRQAANARERDRTHSVNTAFNTLRTLIPTEPADRKLSKIETLRLASSYISHLANMLLLQQQQQCEDLGAEPGPVRQPCLQYQPLLQGRGNAAVPRPICTFCLSNQRKQHREREKHLSL is encoded by the exons ATGAAGTCCCGGGGAGGTGATGCATCCGACCTGGAGGAGCTGGAGAGTGGCAGCAGCGATAGCAGCTCTGGCAAGTCTGTGCCTTCCAGCAGGGCCCAAGGCAAGCGCAAGCGGAAGAGCCCTCATCGGAGTGGCCTGAGCAAGCAGAGGCAAGCTGCCAATGCCCGGGAGAGGGACCGGACCCATAGTGTCAATACAGCCTTCAACACCCTCCGCACACTCATCCCCACGGAGCCTGCTGACCGCAAGCTGTCCAAGATAGAGACCTTGCGCCTGGCTTCAAGCTACATCTCTCACCTAGCCAACATGTTGCtcttacagcaacagcagcagtgtGAGGACTTGGGAGCAGAACCGGGGCCAGTGAGGCAACCCTGCTTGCAATACCAGCCTCTCCTGCAGGGCAGAGGCAATGCAGCAGTGCCAAGACCAATCTGCACCTTCTGTCTGAGCAACCAGAGGAAGCAG cacagagaaagggagaaacacTTATCTCTTTAA